One Vicugna pacos chromosome 29, VicPac4, whole genome shotgun sequence DNA window includes the following coding sequences:
- the CRH gene encoding corticoliberin, translating to MRLPLLLSAGVLLVALLPCPPCRALLSRGPVLGARQASQHPQPLDFFQPPPQPQQPQQPQARPVLLRLGEEYFLRLGNLNKSPAAPLSPASSPLAGSRLSPDEVAANFFRALLQQLPLSRRPLDSPAQPAERGAENALGGRQEAPERERRSEEPPISLDLTFHLLREVLEMARAEQLAQQAHSNRKLMEIIGK from the coding sequence ATGCGGCTGCCGCTGCTCCTGTCCGCGGGCGTCCTGCTGGTGGctctcctgccctgccctccatgcagGGCCCTCCTCAGCCGGGGGCCCGTCCTGGGGGCCCGGCAGGCTTCgcagcacccccagcccctcGATTTCTTTcagccgccgccgcagccccAACAGCCCCAGCAGCCGCAGGCTCGGCCCGTCCTGCTCCGCCTGGGGGAGGAATACTTCCTCCGCCTGGGTAACCTCAATAAGAGCCCCGCTGCCCCCTTGTCGCCCGCCTCCTCGCCTCTCGCCGGCAGCCGCCTTTCTCCGGACGAGGTGGCGGCCAACTTTTTCCGCGCGTTGCTGCAGCAGCTGCCGCTGTCCCGGCGCCCGCTCGACAGCCCTGCGCAGCCGGCGGAGCGCGGTGCCGAGAATGCCCTCGGCGGCCGCCAGGAGGCACCGGAGAGGGAGAGGCGATCCGAGGAACCTCCCATCTCGCTGGATCTCACCTTCCACCTCCTCCGAGAAGTCTTGGAAATGGCCAGGGCTGAACAGTTAGCACAGCAAGCTCACAGCAACAGGAAACTGATGGAGATTATTGGGAAGTAA